The sequence below is a genomic window from Aureispira sp. CCB-E.
GATGCTAATTTCTTCAAAATGAAAAATACTAGCGGCCAAAGCCGCATCGGCTAATCCTACCTCAAAAGCATCTTTAAAATGCCCTAAATTTCCAGCTCCTCCAGAAGCAATAATAGGAATGGTCAGCTCTTTTGACAACAAAGCCAATAGCTCATTGGCAAAGCCTTTTTTAGTCCCATCGTGGTCCATAGAGGTAAATAAAATTTCACCCGCTCCCAGTTGCTCTGCTTCTTTTGCCCAAGCCAGTAATTCCCAGTCACTCTTTTGACGACCTCCTCCTGTATAAACACGCCAGTGACCGTTTTCTAACTTAGCATCTATTGCCACCACGACACATTGGCTTCCAAAGCAATTTGCTAGCTCTTGAATCAAATTAGGTTGGCGAACCGCAGCAGAATTAATTGTAATTTTATCCGCTCCCGCTTGCAATAGACGTGCTACATCTTCAACCGTGCTAATTCCACCGCCAACCGTAAAAGGAATTGAAATAGCTTGTGCTACTTTTTCCACCAAATCCACTAATGTTTTTCGTTTTTCATGACTAGCCGTTATATCCAAAAACACCAGTTCATCTGCCCCTGCTTCTGTGTATTTTTTTGCCAATTCAATGGGGTCACCAGCATCTCTTAAACCTACAAAATTAACCCCTTTTACCGTTCGCCCATCTTTTATATCTAAACAGGGAATAATTCGTTTTGTCAACATGATACTATGAATTTTTCGAGTTCTTTTAATTTAATTTTTCCTTCATAAATCGCCTTACCTATAATCACTCCATGACAGCCTAACTCCTCTAAACGCTCAATCTCCTGAATCGAATTGACGCCTCCACTAGCAATCAATTTTACCTTAGGAAAACGCTTGATAATAGTCTCATATAAGCCAACAGATGTTCCTTGTAACAAACCATCTTTGGCCACATCCGTACAAATACAGTATTCTATTCCCTTTTTTAAATAGTTCTCTAAAAAAGGAAACAACTCTTCTGAACTTTCTTTTTGCCAACCATGAACAGCTATTTTCCCTCCTTTGACATCGGCTCCCAATATAATCTTATCGGCTCCATAAACTTCTATCCAGCGACTTACTAACTCAGGATTGGAGACCGCAATGCTTCCCGCTGTAATTTGACTTGCTCCTGCATAAAAGGCAACATTAAGGTCTTTATCCGATTTAATTCCTCCCCCAAAGTCAATCCTCAAATTGGTTTCTTTGACGATATTTTCTAAAACACTAGCATTAACAATATGCTTCGCTTTGGCTCCATCCAAATCTACCAAGTGCAACTGCTGAATGCCAGCATCTTCAAACGATTTGGCGACCTCTACAGGATTGGTATTGTATACTTTTTTTTGTTCATAATCTCCTTGTGTCAAGCGCACACATTGACCATTAATAATATCTATTGCAGGTATAATTTTTATCATAATTTTTATAAGTCTATAAAGTTTTTTAAAATTTTTGCGCCAACACTTCCCGACTTTTCAGGATGAAATTGTGTCGCATAAAAATTATCTTTGTGTAACGCTGCGCTAAATGCTCCTCCATAATTACAACGGGCGATTGTATGGACACTTACCTCTACATAGTAGCCGTGTACAAAGTATACATAGCTCCCCGAAGCAACTCCCTCTAACAAGGCTGTAGGCTCACAAGACAGTTGATTCCATCCCATGTGTGGCACTTTCATTCCTTTTTGAGGCATAAAACGTTTCACCTGTTGTGGAAAAATTCCTAAACCTTTGACATTTCCTTCTTCCGAAAAATCGCAAAGCAATTGCATCCCTAAACAGATTCCCAATACAGGCTTTTTCAAATTTTTAATCACCACATCCAAACCTGTTTGCTCTAAATAAGCCATAGTTGAATTGGCGGCACCAACTCCAGGAAAAATTACTTTGTCTGCCTCAGAAAGAACAGCAGCTTCTTTTGTCAAAATGGGTACTACCCCCAAACGTTCCAACGCAAATTGTACCGAACGGGTATTTCCTGCATTATAATCTATAATTGCTACTTTCATTTTATTGTTTCAATAGTTCGTTAATTTTGTAATTTTTAAATCCCCCATACCGACCCAAGCTTACAATACTCCTTTCGTTGAAGGCAAACGCTGGTTGTAAACATCTCGCTTGATAGCCATCTTGATAGCCTTTGCCCAAGCCTTAAAAATGGCTTCTATCTTGTGGTGCTCATTCGTTCCATTAGCTTGAATATTCAAATTGCAACGTGCCGCATCAGAAAAAGACTTAAAAAAGTGAAAAAACATTTCTGTAGGCATTTTCCCAACCATTTCTCGCTTAAACTCTGCTTCCCAGACGATCCAATTTCGTCCTCCAAAATCCAATGCCACTTGCGCTAGACAATCATCCATTGGCAAGCAAAAACCATAACGTTCTATTCCCTTTTTATTACCCAAAGCCTTTCTAAATGCTTCGCCCAAAGCTATGGCTGTATCTTCAATCGTGTGATGTTCATCCACATCCAAATCTCCCTCAACCAATACCTCTAAATCAATTCCCGCATGACGTGCCAGTTGATCTAACATATGGTCGAAAAAGCGAATTCCTGTCTGATTATTGGCCTTAGCGGTTCCATCTAAATTCAACTGGATTTTAATTTGAGTCTCTTTGGTATTTCGCTCTATTTGCACCATCCTAGATGGTAATTTTAAACACTCATAAACCTCTTGCCAATCCTTGGTGGTTAGTTGAATCGTCTGTTTTAATTGCTCCACTCTTGCCGCACACTCTTCTTTTCCCAACTCCGAAGGATTTAACCAAATTCCTTTTGCGCCTAGATTCTTAGCCAACTTCATATCGGTCAAGCGATCTCCTATTACAAAGGAATTTTCCAAATCATAATCCCCTTCTAGGTATTGGGTCAACAAGCCCGTTCTAGGCTTTCTAGTTGGCGCATTATCAGCAGGAAAAGAACGATCAATCAAAACCTCACCAAACACAATTCCCTCATTTTTAAAAGCTTGAATGATTTTATTCTGAGCAGGCCAAAATGTTGCTTCTGGAAAAGAATCTGTTCCCAAACCATCTTGATTGGTTACCATAACTAACTCATAATCTAATTCCACTGCTATTTTAGAAAGGTATTGAAATACTTTAGGGTAATACTCTAGTTTCTCCAAACTATCCAACTGATAATCAATAGGTGGCTCAATTACTATAGTGCCATCTCTGTCTATAAATAATACTTTTTTGCTCATTGTCATTTTATTTTTAAAGTGGAATAACTACTTAAAACCGCTAGCAGCTTCTCATTTTCTACTTTTGTTCCTATCGTTATTCTCAAACAATTATCACACAAAATCACCTTGCTTCGGTTTCTGATGATAATCCCTTGTTCTATTAAATATTGATAAATTGTATCAGCTTCCGTGACTTTTACTAATAAGAAATTCGATGCAGATGGGTAGATTTCTTCTACAAACACTAGCTTAGACAAGGCTTTTGCTAGCAATGCTCGTTCGGATAAAATCGTAGCAATGTCTTCTTTCAAAGTACTCCAATCTTGTAGTTGACTCAAGGCGTATTTTTGCGTTAATACATTAACATTATAAGGCGGCTTAACTTTGTTGAACAAGGCAATGATTTCTGGGCTTGCCAATGCCATCCCCAATCGAATGCCAGCCATTCCCCAAGCTTTAGAAAAAGTTTGCAACACCACCAAATTAGGATATTTTTGAATCCATCGTGTGCAAGAAGCCTGCGTTGAGAAGTGTATGTAGGCCTCGTCTACAACTACGATTCCCTCAAATTTTTCGATCAGCTGCTGTAGTTTTCCTACATCAAAATCATTCCCTGTTGGATTGTTGGGGCTGCACAGAAAGAGTATCTTTGTTCGTTCGCTTTGTGCCGCTAAGATGCCTTCTACGTTAGGTTGATAATCTAATTCTAAGGGTACTTCTATGACCTGAATATTATTCAAACAAGCAGATACTTCGTACATCCCATAAGTTGGTGGCAATGTAATAATGGCATCTTTTCCAGAGTTGCAAAAAATACGCAACAATAAATCAATAGCCTCATCACTTCCGTTTCCCAAAAAAATTTGCGTGGCATCTAATTCCACCAAAGGCTCAATGGCTTTTTTCAAATCGTTTTGCAATGGATCAG
It includes:
- the hisF gene encoding imidazole glycerol phosphate synthase subunit HisF, with the protein product MLTKRIIPCLDIKDGRTVKGVNFVGLRDAGDPIELAKKYTEAGADELVFLDITASHEKRKTLVDLVEKVAQAISIPFTVGGGISTVEDVARLLQAGADKITINSAAVRQPNLIQELANCFGSQCVVVAIDAKLENGHWRVYTGGGRQKSDWELLAWAKEAEQLGAGEILFTSMDHDGTKKGFANELLALLSKELTIPIIASGGAGNLGHFKDAFEVGLADAALAASIFHFEEISIPELKNYLNQHKIAVRL
- the hisA gene encoding 1-(5-phosphoribosyl)-5-[(5-phosphoribosylamino)methylideneamino]imidazole-4-carboxamide isomerase; its protein translation is MKIIPAIDIINGQCVRLTQGDYEQKKVYNTNPVEVAKSFEDAGIQQLHLVDLDGAKAKHIVNASVLENIVKETNLRIDFGGGIKSDKDLNVAFYAGASQITAGSIAVSNPELVSRWIEVYGADKIILGADVKGGKIAVHGWQKESSEELFPFLENYLKKGIEYCICTDVAKDGLLQGTSVGLYETIIKRFPKVKLIASGGVNSIQEIERLEELGCHGVIIGKAIYEGKIKLKELEKFIVSC
- the hisH gene encoding imidazole glycerol phosphate synthase subunit HisH gives rise to the protein MKVAIIDYNAGNTRSVQFALERLGVVPILTKEAAVLSEADKVIFPGVGAANSTMAYLEQTGLDVVIKNLKKPVLGICLGMQLLCDFSEEGNVKGLGIFPQQVKRFMPQKGMKVPHMGWNQLSCEPTALLEGVASGSYVYFVHGYYVEVSVHTIARCNYGGAFSAALHKDNFYATQFHPEKSGSVGAKILKNFIDL
- the hisB gene encoding bifunctional histidinol-phosphatase/imidazoleglycerol-phosphate dehydratase HisB — its product is MSKKVLFIDRDGTIVIEPPIDYQLDSLEKLEYYPKVFQYLSKIAVELDYELVMVTNQDGLGTDSFPEATFWPAQNKIIQAFKNEGIVFGEVLIDRSFPADNAPTRKPRTGLLTQYLEGDYDLENSFVIGDRLTDMKLAKNLGAKGIWLNPSELGKEECAARVEQLKQTIQLTTKDWQEVYECLKLPSRMVQIERNTKETQIKIQLNLDGTAKANNQTGIRFFDHMLDQLARHAGIDLEVLVEGDLDVDEHHTIEDTAIALGEAFRKALGNKKGIERYGFCLPMDDCLAQVALDFGGRNWIVWEAEFKREMVGKMPTEMFFHFFKSFSDAARCNLNIQANGTNEHHKIEAIFKAWAKAIKMAIKRDVYNQRLPSTKGVL
- the hisC gene encoding histidinol-phosphate transaminase; the encoded protein is MKKIKELVCPHILSMTPYASARSEFKGNANVFLDANENTIRTNYNRYPDPLQNDLKKAIEPLVELDATQIFLGNGSDEAIDLLLRIFCNSGKDAIITLPPTYGMYEVSACLNNIQVIEVPLELDYQPNVEGILAAQSERTKILFLCSPNNPTGNDFDVGKLQQLIEKFEGIVVVDEAYIHFSTQASCTRWIQKYPNLVVLQTFSKAWGMAGIRLGMALASPEIIALFNKVKPPYNVNVLTQKYALSQLQDWSTLKEDIATILSERALLAKALSKLVFVEEIYPSASNFLLVKVTEADTIYQYLIEQGIIIRNRSKVILCDNCLRITIGTKVENEKLLAVLSSYSTLKIK